A region of the Bacteroidales bacterium genome:
GTTAAATCTGGGCAATGGCTTTGCAAATTACCCTCTTTTTGTTCAGTGGTATGAGTTTACGGGAATTTTTGGAGGTGATTTATGGATATTATATGTGAATATAATTTTGTACAAGTTGTTGCTTAATGCTTTTGGTACTTACAAATCCAAAAAAAATGTGCTGCTGTATTCATTAACATTGGGAGTAGTTGTAACAGTTCCGCTGGCATTTTCTCTGATAAGATATTTTACATATAATGAAAAAGGACCAGAATACTCTTGCGTTGTCGTTCAGCCAAACATTGATCCTTACAATGAGAAATTTGGCTACATGCCCATTCATGTACAACTTGATAGGATATTAAACCTTGCAAAAGAAAAAGTTACTCATGAAACGGATTTTCTAATTTGTCCCGAAACAGCTATCCCTGAGTATATTATTGAAGACGAAATTAATGAATACGAAAGTACAGATAGCCTGAAGAGTATGATAAAAAATTTCCCCCGTTTAAAAATTATAATAGGAATGTCTTCGGTAAAAATATTCAAGCCGGGAGAAGAGCTCTCGCGAACAGCTCGTTATTCTGAAGGTGAAAATAATTATTATGACGTTTGCAATACCGCTTTATACCTTGATTCAACAATGGTTCCACAATTATATCATAAATCAAAGCTGGTTCCGGGCGTTGAAATGATGCCTTTTCCAAAACTGCTTAAACCTTTGCAAAAATTTGCCATTGACCTTGGCGGAATGAAAGGCAGCGTTGCCACACAAAAAGAAAGAACTGTTTTTGGACAGAAAGAAAGTCCTGTAAAAGCTGCGCCGGTTATCTGTTATGAATCAATTTATGGCGGCTTTATTACAGGATATATTCGCAATGAAGCAAACCTGATTTTCATCATTACAAACGACGGATGGTGGCAAGATACACCGGGACACAGGCAACACCTGCAATATGCCAGACTACGTGCTGTTGAAACACGAAGAAGTATAGCCCGTTCAGCCAATACGGGCATATCGGCTTTTATTAATCAGCGTGGAGATGTTTTTCAGCAAACAAAATACTGGACTCCCGATGTGATAGAAATGAAAATCAGGGCTAACGACGGCATGACGATGTATGCGCGTTTGGGGGATTATATTGGCCACATTTTCAAGTATATCTCTCTTGCTTTAATACTGATGTTTTTTGCAAACATACTGCTGAATAAACGCAAAAAAATAAAAGTCAGGAGAAAGAAAACTCAGGAATGATGATATTTTTCGTTGCGTATTATGGTAAATGCGCGATATAATTGCTCCATAAAAATCAAACGGACAAGCTGGTGTGGAAACGTCAGTCTGGATAATGAAATTTCAGCATTGGCTATATTCCTGATTTCATCCGAAAAGCCATAGGCTCCGCCTATAACAAACATCAGGTTCTTGATTCCTGTTTGCATTTTATGCTCAACAAATCTGGCAAAATTTACAGAACTTAATTCTTCTCCGTTTTCATCCAACAAAACTATAAAATCAGCTTTTGTAAAATATTTTTTTTGAACTCCTGCTTCTTCCGACTGAATTTTTGTAATGTTGTAATTTTTCCCGCCTTTAATATCCGGAATGGTAATTATTTCTGTTCGGATGTAATGATTAATTCTTTTAAAGTAATCCATCAGTCCATCATTAATATAGGTTATGTTCGTTTTTCCCGTAAGTAAAAGAATGATTTTCATAACTATGTAAAATGAAATGATTACAAAAATATACAAACAAAATTGATTCGGAACAACATTATTGTTTATTTTTGATTTGAAATTCGGCCTTTAAATATGGCTTGGTTTTTGTAAATAAACACATTGCTAAATTTAGCATTATGAATTATTTATTAATTATACTGATTTTTACATTATCAATTTTTTCGGCTAAAGCAGAGCCTATTGATACGTCAATGACACAACAAATTAATTCAGAAATTAATCAAGATAACATTATAGACAATATTGCTGCAGCGATTAATTCGGGGGATGCAAAAAAACTGGCATCTTATTTTAATGCAAGTATTGATTTAACAGTGCCCGGTTCTGAGGGCACTTTCAGTAAATCTCAATCCGAAATGATTGTAAAAAACTTTTTTTCCCACTATCCCCCTCTTTCCTTTGTGGTAAATCAAAAGGGTTCTTCAACTGAAGGTTCACTATTTGCCATCGGGAAATTAACAACAAAAAGTACTACATTCCGAACATATTTTCTGGTTAAAAAAACAAATAACATTCTTCTGATTCACCAGCTTCAATTTGAAGAAGAATAGTTTTATCTCAGAATAATAAAGTAATTTTATAATTTAGTCTTAGATATAATAAGTAATATTTATGGATATTGTTGCTCAACACATTGCCCAAGCCCTTGCAGAAGATATTGGCGAAGGCGACCATACATCCCGGGCCACCATACCTCCTGACTTCTGACTCTACCCTGTTTTTTGTGTAATTCATATTTTTAAGAATCAGAATATAAACTAATTAGCAAAAAAATTAGTGCGGTATTACCGCACTAACCTTATTTTTGTAGGATGTATTCAA
Encoded here:
- the lnt gene encoding apolipoprotein N-acyltransferase gives rise to the protein MKKRYLFLFSVLSGLLFSLSWPARGFPFLLFIAFVPLLYIEDYISKNKHNFIKSGVFFYSYVAFFIWNFLTTWWIYHSTLFGAAMAIVLNSMFMTITFFMYHLVRRNIFKSRGGFFVIIFFWITFEFLHLDWDLTWSWLNLGNGFANYPLFVQWYEFTGIFGGDLWILYVNIILYKLLLNAFGTYKSKKNVLLYSLTLGVVVTVPLAFSLIRYFTYNEKGPEYSCVVVQPNIDPYNEKFGYMPIHVQLDRILNLAKEKVTHETDFLICPETAIPEYIIEDEINEYESTDSLKSMIKNFPRLKIIIGMSSVKIFKPGEELSRTARYSEGENNYYDVCNTALYLDSTMVPQLYHKSKLVPGVEMMPFPKLLKPLQKFAIDLGGMKGSVATQKERTVFGQKESPVKAAPVICYESIYGGFITGYIRNEANLIFIITNDGWWQDTPGHRQHLQYARLRAVETRRSIARSANTGISAFINQRGDVFQQTKYWTPDVIEMKIRANDGMTMYARLGDYIGHIFKYISLALILMFFANILLNKRKKIKVRRKKTQE
- a CDS encoding 23S rRNA (pseudouridine(1915)-N(3))-methyltransferase RlmH → MKIILLLTGKTNITYINDGLMDYFKRINHYIRTEIITIPDIKGGKNYNITKIQSEEAGVQKKYFTKADFIVLLDENGEELSSVNFARFVEHKMQTGIKNLMFVIGGAYGFSDEIRNIANAEISLSRLTFPHQLVRLIFMEQLYRAFTIIRNEKYHHS
- a CDS encoding DUF4783 domain-containing protein — its product is MNYLLIILIFTLSIFSAKAEPIDTSMTQQINSEINQDNIIDNIAAAINSGDAKKLASYFNASIDLTVPGSEGTFSKSQSEMIVKNFFSHYPPLSFVVNQKGSSTEGSLFAIGKLTTKSTTFRTYFLVKKTNNILLIHQLQFEEE